The DNA region GTGCTTACTCAGGACCAGGGACCAGGCCAGGAGTATCTCTTCGACCGGAAGAAGCCGCTCGCTTTCTTGACGCCGGGCACCCCGTTCCCATTCGTGTGGAAAGTCGTGGCGACACCCGGAGAGGATGGTTCGTGGAAGTTCGTCCCGACCTCCCCACTTCCTTTTACGGCGCCGGCGCCGAGCGAAGGGGGAGCGGACACCCGGTTGGTGCTGCTGAGCGACCCCGAGCTCGAGCAGGCGCAATTGCTCGAGAGGCGGCGTTGGGACCAATTCGTCCAGCGGCTTAAGGAAATCGATCGGCAGGCCAGAAGCCGATACCGCGAGGTCATGAGCAACGCCCCCGCCCGGGTCCGGAAGCCGGACGTGTTCCGAGCGGGGAGCGGCGGACCGACGACCCTGGCGGAAGGAGCCGGGCTCGGTGCGGTCGGCGGAGCCTTGGGGAGCCATGTTCGGCGGCGGGGAAGGGGCCGGGATTGGCGCGGGGATCGGCATGCTCCTGGGAGCCCTCGGCGGGGGGATCTATTCGCACCAGAAGCAGCAGAAGCAATACGAGGCGGCGCTGGCCGAGCGGGAGAGATATGAGCGCATGGCTGCCTCCGCCAAGCGCCGAGCACGCGATGAGCTTCTCGCGCAGTACGAGCAAGAGCTGGAGCAGCAGGCGCAGCAGCGGCTCTCGCTGCTGGCGGGCGGCACCGTGGGGGTGAGCAAGTCTTCGCCTTTTGGGGGCGGCCCCGCGAATCCGTGGAGAGACCCGGCGGCTACGGAGATGCCCCCGTCCTCGTCGGAGGGTTCCGGGCCGCCACCTATGCCTCCGCTACCGACGCAACAAACCGATGGACCACCGTCGGGATCCGGACCGTTCGGTGGCAACGCTCCTTTCCCGCCGACGGATAGCGGTGGCCCTCCACCACCTCCTCCCCCGCCTCCGCCGTATTGAACGCGTTCCTAGGCGGATAGATCGGCTAACCGCCGGCGACTACCCGCAGCACTTCCACGCGATCTTCCGGCTGGAGCCGGCGCACGCTCCATTCCCGCCTGGGAAGGACCTCCTTGTTGAGTTCTACGAGAACAATCTTGGCGGGATAGCCGAGAGAGACCAGGAGATCCGAGACCGAGGTGCCGGCGGGGACCGTCGCCTCCTTCCCGTTCACGTGGATGCGGCATTCGTCAGGCATTCTTCCCAATCTTTCCATACCGGTTCGTAGCCGATCTCGCGTAGGCGGTCGGCGATCGCACGCGGAGACCGTTCGTCGGAGGTGGCGAATTGTTCCTCGGCTGCGTCGGCTGCTTCCACTGGAGTCGGCGGTTCCGAACGGCCGGCGACCGTCCGGTGCAGCCGCTCCCTTCCCGCGCCCGTGTAGCCTCCGGGATCGGTTCGGGATCCTGCGCTTAGGAGCGTGATGCCGAGCGGAATCAGCCGATCCCGTAGCAAGGGGGATTCGCGGGTGGAAAGAACAAGTCCGACCTGAGGAAAAAGGATCCGAAAAGCGCAGTGCAGCTGGACGAATTCCCGATCGGAGACCGGATATTCCGGCACGAACCCGCCGGCTGCAGGCCGCAAGCGCGGCAGCGAGATCGTCAAATAGGATCGCCAGGCATGCTTGAGGAGCCATGCCGCATGGGCTGCCAGGGCGAAGGCATCTTCGCGCCAAGGAGCCAGGCCAAGGAGGGCGCCGATCCCGATCCGGCGAAAGCCTGCGCGGTAGGCCCGTTCCGGCGCCTGGAGCCGCCAACCGAAGTCGCGTTTCGGCCCGGAGAGATGAAGAGAGGCGTACGCTTGCGGATCATAGGTCTCCTGATACACAACGACCCCTTCGGCTCCGGAATCGACGATCCGGCGGTACTCGTCGGTTTCCAAAGGAGCAATCTCGATCGAGATTGAAGGGAAATACGGGCGGATTCGTCGAATGCAGGCCGCCACATACGCTGGCGAAACCCATTTGGGGTGCTCTCCGGCAACCAGGAGAATCGATCGAAATCCCTGCTCGGCCAGGTACCGGGCTTCCCGCTCGACCTCCTCCGGGCTCAGCGTGACGCGGAGAATCGGGTTGGATCGGGAAAAGCCGCAATAGCGGCAGACATTCACACACTCGTTGGAGAGGTAGAGCGGAGCGAAGAGCCGGACGGTTTTCCCGTAGTGCTGGACGGTCCGATCGTGCGCTCTCTGCGCCATGGCTTCCATTTCCGAAGGCGTCTTGGGCTCCAGGAGGGAACGAAAGAGAGCTTGCTCACGGAAGAACGGAAAGGTTCGCTCCTGCAGCGCTTCGAGAAAGGACATGATGCAAGCCTAGCGCAGGCCGCGCCCGGCCACAAGAGAGCGCACCGGCCGCAAGCCCGAGAAAATCCTCTCCCTGCGGCGATCGAATGCTCTATTTGTTTCCTATGGCCTTGGCTCTTCTCTCCTCGGCTCGGCGCGAGCCGATCGACCCGTATCCGGGTCTTGAGACGGTGCGCCATCTCTATGTGCACACCCCGTTCTGCGCCACGGTCTGCCCCTATTGCGCCTTCTATGTCCACACCGGGTCGGCAGCCGAGATGCGCTCCTTTGTCGAGGCCCTCTTGCTGGAGTGGGATAGGCTCCGGCGGACCTACCCGATCGCAGCGCGGACGCTCTACTTCGGTGGGGGAACCCCTTCCCTTCTCCCCCTCGATGCGTTCCGCCGGCTGGCCGAGGCCCTCCGTCCATGGGAGAGCGTGGAGGCGACGCTCGAGGCGAACCCCCGAACGGTGACTCCGGAGAAAGCGGCGGCATGGCGAGAGCTTGGGATCGGGCGGGTCAGCCTCGGGGTGCAGTCGCTCGATCCGGCCGTGCTTCGCACCCTCGGTCGCCGGCACCGCCCCCGGGACGTGGAGCGGACGATGGCGGTCCTCCGCGAGGCCGGCTTCGAGAACATCAACGTCGATCTGATCTTCGGGGTTCCCGGCCAGTCCATCGCTTCCTGGAAAGAGACTCTGGAAGGGGTGATTGCCATGGCTCCTGCGCATATCTCGGCTTACGAGCTCACCTACGAGGAGGACACGCCCTTTTTCGAAGCTCGGGCGGCGGGAGTTTGGCGCGAGGACGAGGAGCGCTCGATTGCCATGTACCGGGAAGCTTGGAGCCTCTTGGAAGCGGCCGGATACCGGCAGTACGAGATTTCCAACTATGCCCGGCCCGGTCGGGAGTGTTTGCACAATCAGGGCTACTGGATGGGGGACGACTATCTCGGTCTCGGCCCGGGCGCCTTCTCGACCGTAGGCTTGCGCCGCTGGCAGAACAGGAGGCATACCGGCCGATACGTCGCCGCGCTCTCTGCCGGACGAGAGCCCCCGAGAGAGGAGGAAGGGCTATCTGAAGAGGTGCGGCGCCGCGAGCGGCTGATGCTGGGCCTACGGACCAGCCGCGGCATACCCTATTCCTGGATTGAGGGAGAAGCCGAACGGGCGCGTGCCCTGATCGGTCAAGGATTGGCCGAGCTCTCGGACGGAACTTTCCGGCTTACTCCGGAAGGAAGGCTTTTGGCCGACGGGATTGCCGGTCTTTTCGTCTGACAATCGGGCTGCGGGCGGAGGATTTTTCGCGGAGAACCTCTATTTGGGGCTAACGGTCTCTCGATCGGAGGGGGGAGGGAAGGGGTCGAAGCGGAAGATGATCTCCCCCTTCTTTCCCATGTTCAGCCGGTCCCGGGCGATCCGGGTCAGGTAATTGGGATCCGACTGGAGAAGCTCGAGCTGGAGATTGAGCTCCCGGTTGCGCGCTTGCTCCGCCGCAACTTGGCGTTGGATCTGCTCTTTCTGGCGCTCCAAGCGATCGATCTGCTGGACCAGAGGCCAGAACGCCGATAAGAGGAGCCCCAGCCCGGTCAGCAGTATGCCGATGCCGAGTAGGTGACTCAACCTGGCCCAAATCGTGTCCCCGCTCATGCGTCCGGCGCCCCCCGGGGCGACTCCTGCCTGCACCCGTGCCTCCTGCCGCCGGCAGGCCGGTTGTCGGGATCACGGTGACCATTGCCCATATCGGCCTTCTTCTCCCAAGTCTTCCTCGATCCGAAGCAGCTCGTTGTACTTGGCGGTACGATCGGATCGGGAGAAGGAGCCTGTCTTGATCTGACCGGCATTGCAAGCCACCGCCAGATGCGCAAGAAAGGCATCCTCGGTCTCTCCCGATCGGTGGCTGAGCATTACCGCATACCCGCTGCGCTTGGCCAGATCAACGGTTTCCAGGGTTTCCGAAAGGGTTCCGATCTGATTGGGCTTGATCAAAATCGAATTGGCGACACCGGCCGCGATCCCCTTTCGCAGGAATTCCGGATTGGTTACGAAGAGGTCGTCGCCGACGAGCTGGACGTTCTTTCCCAGCTCGCGGGTGAGGATCTGCCAGCCGTCCCAGTCGTTTTCCGCCGCTCCGTCCTCAATGGATAGAATCGGATACCGTTTGCAGAGGTCCTTGTAGTATTCGACCAGGTGGATGGCCGGCATGCGTCTCCGGTCGGATTTGCGAAAGACGTAGGCCGCCGTCGTCGGATCGAAGAACTCGCTTGCCGCCGGGTCGATCGCGAACCAGATCTCCTTGCCGGGTGCGTATCCGGCCCTCTTGACGGCGGCGCAGAGCAGCTCGAAGACTTCCTCCACGGAGGAGAGGTTGGGAGCGAACCCTCCTTCGTCGCCGAGCCCGGTTCCCAGGTTCCGCTCCCGGAGCAGAGCCCGCAGGGCATGGAAGGTTTCCACCCCGTAGCGGATGGCTTCCGAAAAGCTCGGAGCGCCGCGGGGCACGATCATGAACTCCTGGAAATCGAGCGGCGCATCGGAATGGGCGCCCCCGTTGATTACGTTGGCGAAGGGCACGGGCAAAAGAGCGCTTCCCGTTCCGCCCAGGTACCGGTAAAGAGGGATGCCTAAGGCGGAAGCGGCGGCCCGGGCGACTGCGAGCGACACCCCGAGGGTGGCATTGGCACCCAGATGGCTCTTATTCCTGGTGCCGTCGATCTCGCGTAAGAGGCGGTCGATTTCCCGTTGGGAGAGGGCATCGCGTCCTTGCAGGGCCGGAGCGATGATCGCACGAACGTTCTGGATCGCCTTTTCCACCCCTTTGCCTCCGTAGCGGTCTTTGTTCCCGTCCCGGAGCTCGAGCGCCTCATTCGCTCCGGTCGAAGCCCCGGAGGGGACCATGGCTTGTCCCCGGGTGCCGTCCTCGAGGGTGACTTCGGCCTCCAGCGTCGGGTTGCCCCGGGAATCCAATACTTGCCGAGCCCAGATCCGGCGGAGAGAGAAGCGGCCCATGTCCGCAGCTTTCTTGGCTCCCAGCCGCTGGGAACACAAGCTAATTCTCGGGAGAGGGCGCGTTAGTGCGCCATCCCTTCGGCCTGCGGCTTGCCCTTGGCCGGTGCTAGGAAAATAACCAGGGGGAGCGAAGCCAAGCAGATCCAGCCGGACCATTGGAAGATGTCGACGTAGGCCCAGAGGCTTGCTTGATTGGTGAGGGTCCGGTAGAGCTCGCCGAGCGCCTGCGCCGCGCCGGGAACCGTTCCGGATTGGCCGGCGAGATAGCCTTGAATCGTCGCGAGGCTGTCCCGGTAGTTCGGGTTTTCCGGCGTGTAGTAGCCGGCCAGGAAATTCTGATGCACTTGGGCGAAGCGTTGGGAGTAGGTCGCGATGAGCGAGGTGCCGACGCTGCCCCCGATGTTGCGGAAGAGATTGAAGAGGCCGGTGGCGTTCCCCATCTGCTCGCGGCGCAGGGTAACGACGGCCGCGGTGGTGAGCGGAACGAAGACCAGGGGAGCTCCGAATCCGTTGAGGAGGTTGGGGATCACCACGTTCCATTGTGCAATCGAGATGTTGAAGTTTCCCATGAGGAAGGAAGAGGCGGCCAAGAGGAGGAAGCCGAGGGCGACCAGAGAGCGCGCGCTTATGCGCCCGAGCATCCTTCCGGCGAAGATCGACCCGGCCACGGCTCCGATTCCCCGGGGGCTTACGGCGATCCCGCTCTGGAAGGCCGTATAGGAGATCAGCGTCTGGAGAAAGAGCGGAAGGGCGGCCAGGGTTCCGTAAAGGACGACGCCGATCAGAAAGACGAGGCTGACTCCGGTGCCGAAGCTCCGGTCCTTGAGGATGCGGAGGTCGACCAGCGGCTCGCGCACGGAGAACTCCCGGATCACGAAGCCGGTGAGCCCGACGGCGGAGAGGAAGGCCATCCAACGGAGCCAGACGGCTCCGAACCAGTCGTCCTCCTGCCCCTTGTCGAGAAGCACTTGCAGGCAGCCGAGGCCGACAGTCAGAAAGAAAAGCCCCCAGATGTCGATTCGGCTCGGTCGATTCCGGCGTAGGTACGGCGGATCTTCGACGAAGAGGGCCGACAAGAGGATCGCCAGGAGGCCGACCGGCAGGTTGATGTAGAAGCACCAGCGCCAGTTGGCGTTGTCGGTCAGCCACCCGCCCAGGACCGGCCCGAGAATCGGCGCGACCACGACCCCGAGGGCGAAGAGGCCCATCGCCTGGCCCCGCTTGGAAGGCGGGAAGCTTTCCAGGAGGATCGCCTGCGAGATCGGCTGGAGCCCTCCGCCGCCCGCCCCTTGCAGGACGCGGAAGACGATCAGGGTGCCGAGGTTGGAAGCCGCGCCGCAGAGGGCGGAGCTGAGGGTGAAGAGGGCGATGCAGCCCAGGAAGAGATTGCGCCGGCCGAAGCGCCGGCCGAGCCAGTCGGTGAGCGGCAGGACCACCGCATTGGAGACGAGGTAGCTGGTGAGAACCCAGGTGGCCTGCGAGTTGCTAGCCGCCAGCCCTCCGGCGATATACGGGAGGGCCACGTTCAGAATCGTCGTGTCGAGCACTTCCATGAAGGTCGCCAGCATGACGGAGAGGGCGACGATCCATGGATTGTGCTTCGGCTGCCAGCCGGCGTCGGGGTTCCCGTCCATGACGAGCCCCGCAGCCTAGCGCTTATCGGCAGGAGAGCCAAGGACAAGATATCCGCTCCGCCGAAGGCCGGTGAAGCGGCTGCCGCGCGGATCGATCTTTCTTCGCCAGGGAACCAGGCTTGCGGGCTCCCCCAAGCTTCCAAAGTCGCCGGAAGTTGTGCGCCGAGCAGACCGACAACCATGCTCCCTGTGCTTTGGCTTGTTGCCCTCGGAGCCGAAACGCCCGGAAGCCGTGACCGATTTGGGCGATGCCGAAGACCACCGGTTCGACCGTCTGCTTGCCTCAAGGATAGAGGCGGCGGCTTCCCGGGCTGGCGAACTTTTCCCCCCCCGCTTTACCCCATCTTGCGTCTTGGGGGGGCGCTATATTCCGCGGGCGCCTCCCGACGACGATCGGTGGGCCGGAACTCGTATTGCCGGCGGCATTGCGGAGCTTCAACCCTCATCGCAGAATAGACTGCGATTCCCTCCGCCTGGAGAGCCTCGACCTCTTCGCCATGAAGAAGCCGCCGGCTCCGCGCAACGGAGCTTTTTTTTGGAAAGCGGACGCCTTCCTCGCTCCCTTTCAGCAAGCGGTATCCGGGCGGAGCGCTTCTTCCAGCGCCCTGCGGCAGGAGGAGAGTTGCGCGGCGGAATCGTTTTCCGGTGGAGGGATCAGGTGGCCGACTCGGACATGGCAGCCGGAAAACGGGTGGGGAATTTGGAAACGATCCCAGCTCCGCAGCTCCGATTTCCGGGAGAAGCGGCAGGTGATGGGAACGATGGGACGCCCGAGCAGCTGGGCGACCTGCATAACGCCATCCTGAACCTGATAGCGGGGCCCGCGCGGACCGTCCGGCGTCACTGCGATGTCGTGTCCTTCCCTTCCCAGCCGGAGGATTGTCCGGAGCCCGAGGCTTCCTCGCCGGGAAGAAGAGCCGCGTGCCGCTTCGAATCCAAAATGGGCGAGAAGCCGGGCCAGTACCTCGCCGTCATTGCTGGCGCTGACCAGCGCTGCAAGCTTCCGCCCGGGGAAGTGGCGTGCGTAAAGAGCCGGCATGACAAGGAGCCGGTTGTGCCAAAACGCGAAGATCAGAGGCTCCTTCGGCGGGCGGCTCACGATGCCCTGCGGATCGTCCACGGCTAGGCGGAGAGTACCGGTGATGCCGCGGACGAGGAACGCCCCGAGCACCGGCGAGAGGTTCCTGCGTAGCCAACGGCGCCGCGAGGCGATCCAGGCTTGCGCATTCTGCGCCCGATCGAGCCGTCGGCTTTCTTCGGCTTGGGGATCCGTGCTCATTCCGATGCCGCAGCCTCCTCCGCAGACTCTTCCTTGAGGCGTTCGATCCGGACGCGCCGGAACTTCTGGGGGAGCACATCTTCGGCCACCAGGCGGAAGCCGTCGACCTGGATGGTTTCGAACCGCCTGGGCTGCCGGCCCCACTGGGCCAGGCACCATTGCGAGACGGTTTGGGTAGTTTCGGTGGGGAGCGGCCAATTTGTTTCAATGGCCAGATCGCGCAGCGGGAGATCCCCGTCGACCGTCGCCGAATCCGGAGTCAGCTCATAAATCGGGTTCTTTTCGATGTCGAACTCGTCCCGAATATCGCCGACCAGCTCTTCGAGGACGTCTTCGAAGGTCACCAATCCGAGCATCCGGCCTTCGCCGTCGTTCACGATGGCCATGTGCGTCCTCGCCTTGCGGAACTCCTCGAGCATCGCGGGCAGGAGGATGTTCGGCGGGAAGAAAAGGGCGGGACGGAGGATGGCAGAGATCGTGGTCTGCTTGCCCAGCGCGATGTATTGCCAGAGGAGCTCTTGCAAGAGGATGATTCCGACGACCTGGTCCTTGCTGCCGGCGCACACGGGGAACCGGCTATAGCCGGAACTTTGCGCGATCCGGATCGTCTCCTCGATCGGCGCATCGCGCCAGAGCACGACCGCCCGCTCGCGTGGAACCATGACATGCTCCGCTCGCGTCTGCCGCAGGCGGAGGGCCTTGACCATGATCTTGTTGATCAGCTCGTCGAAAGGATGGGCGTGAGGAGAGTGGATGAGGATCTGCTGGAGCTCCTCGCGGCTGAGCGAAGGGCTTCCGCTTTCGGGCGGCGGAAGGGCGAAGCCGAGCAGCCGGAGGAGCAGGTCGGCGGTCTCGTGCAGGATCCAGACGAATGGGTAGAAGAGGTAGTAGAAGACGAGGAGCGGAGGGCTGAGCAGGAGGACGATCTTTTGCGAGTGTTGGAGGGCCAGGAACTTCGGGGTGAGCTCGCCGAGCGCGATGCAGACGAAGGTGATCAGGATGAAGCCGAGCAGCGAGCTTACCGAGTGGAGGACAGGCCCTTTCGGCAGCCCGACCGAGAGAAGGAGGGGATTGAGCCAATCGGTCATGATCGGCTGCCCGGCCCATCCGAGCCCGATGCTGGCCAGGGAAACGCCGATTTGGATGGCCGGCAGGAAGCGGTCGGGCTCGCGCACCATCTGCAAGGCCAAAGGAAGCCTCCAATCGGAACCTTTCAACAGGGGCTTGAGCTGGGTGACCCGGACCTTGACGATCGCGAATTCGATGGCGACGAAAAACGCGTTGGCCGCTACCAGCAGCGGCAGCAGAAGGGCTCTCCACCCGGAATCCGCCCCTGTATCCATCCTTTGTTCGACTTTCCGCTTGCCGAAAGTTGCGCCTTGTCCGAATTCCCTTGGGTAAAAGCCTTTCCCGTTACATGACGACCGGACGCTTCCTTAGAAATCCCGCAGCCCCCTCGTTCCCGTGTCGTCCGCGGGGCTGCTTAAAGAAGGCGGAAGGAGAGGCGTACCGGGAGGCGCTCTCGTTCCTGGGTCAGTGCCGCCGATGGGGCATGAAGCTGGGTCTGGAGAACATGGAGCTTCTCGCGCAGGCTGTGGGATCGCCTCAGGACGGCTTGCATTTTCTTCACATCGCTGGCACCAACGGAAAAGGTTCGACGGCCTCCTTCCTGGCCGCCGCTCTCCGCGCCGCCGGCTACCGTGTCGGTCTCTATACTTCGCCCCATCTTTG from Methylacidimicrobium sp. AP8 includes:
- the hemW gene encoding radical SAM family heme chaperone HemW; the protein is MALALLSSARREPIDPYPGLETVRHLYVHTPFCATVCPYCAFYVHTGSAAEMRSFVEALLLEWDRLRRTYPIAARTLYFGGGTPSLLPLDAFRRLAEALRPWESVEATLEANPRTVTPEKAAAWRELGIGRVSLGVQSLDPAVLRTLGRRHRPRDVERTMAVLREAGFENINVDLIFGVPGQSIASWKETLEGVIAMAPAHISAYELTYEEDTPFFEARAAGVWREDEERSIAMYREAWSLLEAAGYRQYEISNYARPGRECLHNQGYWMGDDYLGLGPGAFSTVGLRRWQNRRHTGRYVAALSAGREPPREEEGLSEEVRRRERLMLGLRTSRGIPYSWIEGEAERARALIGQGLAELSDGTFRLTPEGRLLADGIAGLFV
- the eno gene encoding phosphopyruvate hydratase, producing MGRFSLRRIWARQVLDSRGNPTLEAEVTLEDGTRGQAMVPSGASTGANEALELRDGNKDRYGGKGVEKAIQNVRAIIAPALQGRDALSQREIDRLLREIDGTRNKSHLGANATLGVSLAVARAAASALGIPLYRYLGGTGSALLPVPFANVINGGAHSDAPLDFQEFMIVPRGAPSFSEAIRYGVETFHALRALLRERNLGTGLGDEGGFAPNLSSVEEVFELLCAAVKRAGYAPGKEIWFAIDPAASEFFDPTTAAYVFRKSDRRRMPAIHLVEYYKDLCKRYPILSIEDGAAENDWDGWQILTRELGKNVQLVGDDLFVTNPEFLRKGIAAGVANSILIKPNQIGTLSETLETVDLAKRSGYAVMLSHRSGETEDAFLAHLAVACNAGQIKTGSFSRSDRTAKYNELLRIEEDLGEEGRYGQWSP
- the thiS gene encoding sulfur carrier protein ThiS translates to MPDECRIHVNGKEATVPAGTSVSDLLVSLGYPAKIVLVELNKEVLPRREWSVRRLQPEDRVEVLRVVAGG
- the thiH gene encoding 2-iminoacetate synthase ThiH, with translation MSFLEALQERTFPFFREQALFRSLLEPKTPSEMEAMAQRAHDRTVQHYGKTVRLFAPLYLSNECVNVCRYCGFSRSNPILRVTLSPEEVEREARYLAEQGFRSILLVAGEHPKWVSPAYVAACIRRIRPYFPSISIEIAPLETDEYRRIVDSGAEGVVVYQETYDPQAYASLHLSGPKRDFGWRLQAPERAYRAGFRRIGIGALLGLAPWREDAFALAAHAAWLLKHAWRSYLTISLPRLRPAAGGFVPEYPVSDREFVQLHCAFRILFPQVGLVLSTRESPLLRDRLIPLGITLLSAGSRTDPGGYTGAGRERLHRTVAGRSEPPTPVEAADAAEEQFATSDERSPRAIADRLREIGYEPVWKDWEECLTNAAST
- a CDS encoding hemolysin family protein yields the protein MDTGADSGWRALLLPLLVAANAFFVAIEFAIVKVRVTQLKPLLKGSDWRLPLALQMVREPDRFLPAIQIGVSLASIGLGWAGQPIMTDWLNPLLLSVGLPKGPVLHSVSSLLGFILITFVCIALGELTPKFLALQHSQKIVLLLSPPLLVFYYLFYPFVWILHETADLLLRLLGFALPPPESGSPSLSREELQQILIHSPHAHPFDELINKIMVKALRLRQTRAEHVMVPRERAVVLWRDAPIEETIRIAQSSGYSRFPVCAGSKDQVVGIILLQELLWQYIALGKQTTISAILRPALFFPPNILLPAMLEEFRKARTHMAIVNDGEGRMLGLVTFEDVLEELVGDIRDEFDIEKNPIYELTPDSATVDGDLPLRDLAIETNWPLPTETTQTVSQWCLAQWGRQPRRFETIQVDGFRLVAEDVLPQKFRRVRIERLKEESAEEAAASE
- a CDS encoding septum formation initiator family protein, translating into MSHLLGIGILLTGLGLLLSAFWPLVQQIDRLERQKEQIQRQVAAEQARNRELNLQLELLQSDPNYLTRIARDRLNMGKKGEIIFRFDPFPPPSDRETVSPK
- a CDS encoding lysophospholipid acyltransferase family protein, whose translation is MSTDPQAEESRRLDRAQNAQAWIASRRRWLRRNLSPVLGAFLVRGITGTLRLAVDDPQGIVSRPPKEPLIFAFWHNRLLVMPALYARHFPGRKLAALVSASNDGEVLARLLAHFGFEAARGSSSRRGSLGLRTILRLGREGHDIAVTPDGPRGPRYQVQDGVMQVAQLLGRPIVPITCRFSRKSELRSWDRFQIPHPFSGCHVRVGHLIPPPENDSAAQLSSCRRALEEALRPDTAC
- a CDS encoding DHA2 family efflux MFS transporter permease subunit, translated to MDGNPDAGWQPKHNPWIVALSVMLATFMEVLDTTILNVALPYIAGGLAASNSQATWVLTSYLVSNAVVLPLTDWLGRRFGRRNLFLGCIALFTLSSALCGAASNLGTLIVFRVLQGAGGGGLQPISQAILLESFPPSKRGQAMGLFALGVVVAPILGPVLGGWLTDNANWRWCFYINLPVGLLAILLSALFVEDPPYLRRNRPSRIDIWGLFFLTVGLGCLQVLLDKGQEDDWFGAVWLRWMAFLSAVGLTGFVIREFSVREPLVDLRILKDRSFGTGVSLVFLIGVVLYGTLAALPLFLQTLISYTAFQSGIAVSPRGIGAVAGSIFAGRMLGRISARSLVALGFLLLAASSFLMGNFNISIAQWNVVIPNLLNGFGAPLVFVPLTTAAVVTLRREQMGNATGLFNLFRNIGGSVGTSLIATYSQRFAQVHQNFLAGYYTPENPNYRDSLATIQGYLAGQSGTVPGAAQALGELYRTLTNQASLWAYVDIFQWSGWICLASLPLVIFLAPAKGKPQAEGMAH